The Dyella caseinilytica genome has a window encoding:
- a CDS encoding type IV pilus twitching motility protein PilT: MDIAELLAFSVKNKASDLHLSAGLPPMIRVDGDVRRINIPALEHKQVHSLIYDIMSDKQRRDYEEFYETDFSFEIPGLARFRVNAFNQNRGAGAVFRTIPSEVLTLDDLGCPKIFRELIEQPQGLILVTGPTGSGKSTTLAAMVDHINKNEYGHLLTIEDPIEFVHTSQKCLVNQREVHRDTHGFNEALRSALREDPDFILVGELRDLETIRLALTAAETGHLVFGTLHTSSAAKTIDRIIDVFPAGEKPMVRSMLSESLRAVISQTLLKKVGGGRMAAHEIMVGIPAIRNLIREDKVAQMYSSIQTGQQYGMQTLDQNLLDLVKRGVIARQQALGYAKNKEVFK, translated from the coding sequence ATGGACATCGCCGAACTGCTTGCCTTCTCGGTGAAGAACAAGGCGTCCGACTTGCACCTGTCGGCGGGCCTGCCGCCGATGATTCGCGTGGATGGCGACGTTCGCCGCATCAACATTCCCGCCCTGGAACACAAACAGGTGCACTCGCTGATCTACGACATCATGTCGGACAAGCAGCGACGCGACTATGAAGAATTCTACGAGACCGACTTCTCCTTCGAGATTCCCGGCCTTGCCCGTTTCCGCGTCAACGCGTTCAACCAGAACCGCGGCGCGGGTGCGGTGTTCCGTACCATTCCGTCCGAAGTGCTTACCCTGGACGACTTGGGCTGCCCGAAGATCTTCCGCGAGCTCATCGAGCAGCCGCAGGGCCTGATCCTGGTAACCGGTCCGACCGGTTCGGGCAAGTCCACCACGTTGGCGGCGATGGTGGATCACATCAACAAGAACGAATACGGCCATCTCCTCACCATCGAGGATCCGATCGAATTCGTGCACACCTCGCAGAAATGCCTGGTCAACCAGCGCGAAGTGCATCGCGATACGCATGGCTTCAACGAGGCACTGCGTTCGGCGCTGCGCGAAGATCCGGACTTCATCCTCGTCGGCGAGTTGCGCGACCTTGAAACCATCCGCCTGGCGCTTACCGCTGCGGAAACCGGACACTTGGTATTCGGCACCCTGCACACCAGCTCGGCGGCCAAGACCATCGACCGCATCATCGACGTGTTCCCGGCCGGCGAAAAACCGATGGTGCGCTCGATGCTGTCCGAATCGCTGCGCGCGGTGATCTCGCAGACGCTGCTGAAGAAAGTCGGCGGCGGCCGCATGGCGGCGCACGAGATCATGGTCGGCATCCCCGCCATCCGCAACCTGATCCGCGAGGACAAGGTGGCGCAGATGTATTCCTCGATCCAGACCGGCCAGCAATACGGCATGCAGACGCTGGATCAGAACCTGCTCGACCTGGTGAAGCGCGGCGTGATCGCGCGCCAGCAGGCGCTCGGGTATGCGAAGAACAAGGAAGTGTTTAAGTAG
- a CDS encoding secondary thiamine-phosphate synthase enzyme YjbQ produces MSRATPAEHIAQNGFTVHTRGRGFSEITSKVAELITASGVHTGIANIFTAHTSCSLLISENADPAARTDLERWFARAVPDGDAIFQHDAEGPDDMPAHVRAILTGVSLTIPVHGGKPQLGTWQGIYLWEHRVDPHQRKVTVTVFGH; encoded by the coding sequence ATGAGCCGAGCGACTCCTGCGGAACACATCGCGCAAAACGGCTTCACGGTGCACACCCGTGGCCGCGGCTTCAGCGAGATTACCAGCAAGGTGGCCGAACTGATCACAGCCAGCGGCGTACATACCGGTATCGCCAACATCTTTACCGCACACACCAGTTGCTCGCTGCTGATTAGCGAAAATGCCGATCCCGCTGCGCGCACCGATCTTGAGCGCTGGTTTGCGCGCGCCGTGCCTGATGGCGACGCGATCTTCCAGCACGATGCCGAAGGTCCGGACGACATGCCGGCCCACGTGCGCGCCATCCTCACCGGCGTGAGCCTGACGATCCCCGTGCATGGCGGCAAGCCGCAGCTCGGAACCTGGCAGGGGATCTATCTGTGGGAGCATCGCGTGGATCCGCATCAGCGCAAGGTGACTGTGACGGTGTTTGGGCATTGA
- a CDS encoding response regulator transcription factor has product MNLPQDNHDFDPRHIYGYPLRVAIADDHPLLLAGLTHELEKHPGVTIAGSAQNSTELVELLNRQPVDVVISDYAMPGGTHGDGIALFGYLKRRFPKTHLIAVTMMSNPGVIRSLVAQGVDCILSKSDSLTYVAGALYAGLSGKRFFSPSIEAIVKMHGAGNTPPDAITKNLTVRELEVVRLFVSGLTVSEIAERLHRSKQTISTQKMSAMRRLGIRRDADLIKYGIDSDLTLQANIGSNNLPRHSLQAGETP; this is encoded by the coding sequence ATGAACCTGCCTCAAGACAACCATGACTTCGATCCGCGCCATATTTATGGCTATCCGCTTCGCGTCGCGATCGCCGATGATCATCCATTGCTGCTCGCGGGGCTCACGCATGAACTCGAAAAGCATCCTGGCGTCACCATCGCCGGTTCCGCGCAGAATTCGACAGAATTGGTGGAATTGCTGAATCGCCAGCCCGTCGACGTGGTGATTTCCGATTACGCCATGCCGGGCGGCACGCACGGTGACGGCATCGCCTTGTTTGGCTATCTCAAACGGCGCTTCCCCAAGACGCACCTGATCGCCGTGACGATGATGAGCAATCCCGGCGTCATCCGTTCGCTGGTCGCGCAAGGCGTCGATTGCATCCTCAGCAAATCGGACTCCTTGACCTATGTCGCTGGCGCCCTCTATGCGGGCTTGTCCGGCAAACGCTTCTTTTCGCCCTCGATCGAAGCCATCGTGAAAATGCACGGTGCCGGCAACACCCCGCCTGATGCCATCACCAAAAACCTCACCGTACGAGAGTTGGAAGTGGTGCGTCTGTTCGTATCAGGGCTGACAGTCAGTGAAATCGCCGAGCGCCTTCATCGCAGCAAGCAGACGATCAGCACCCAGAAGATGAGTGCGATGCGCCGGCTGGGCATTCGCCGCGATGCTGATCTCATCAAGTACGGCATCGATTCGGACCTTACCCTGCAAGCGAATATCGGATCGAACAACTTGCCGCGACACTCCCTGCAGGCCGGCGAAACACCCTGA
- a CDS encoding kinase yields the protein MKEDASTQNQALAGHLLDHYAGRIARTHRPYVLGLSGLQGSGKSTLARVIKTLAEHRGWPTEVLSLDDFYYSRSEREALAHQVHPLLRTRGVPGTHEIELLLSVLAALPHASDKLPVTWPRFDKGRDTRTPPSRWPRVIRPPRLVIVEGWALGLRPQLDSTLDDPVNELERTEDPDGRWRHWVNKQLRAYQPLWRKLDALVVLQAPNWEVVRNWRSETEKELLARGAPLAMDAESMKRFLAHFERLSRHALATLPVLADTCVEYDTEHHVTGLNHS from the coding sequence ATGAAGGAGGATGCTAGCACGCAGAATCAGGCCCTCGCCGGGCACCTGCTGGATCACTACGCCGGCCGCATCGCGCGGACGCACCGGCCGTACGTGCTTGGCCTGTCCGGGCTGCAGGGCAGCGGCAAGAGCACCCTCGCCCGGGTGATCAAGACCCTGGCCGAACATCGTGGCTGGCCCACCGAAGTCCTGTCGCTGGACGATTTCTACTACTCACGCAGCGAACGCGAAGCACTGGCGCATCAAGTCCATCCGCTGCTGCGCACGCGCGGAGTGCCAGGCACCCACGAAATCGAACTGCTGCTCTCCGTGCTTGCCGCGCTGCCGCACGCCTCCGACAAATTGCCAGTCACCTGGCCCCGCTTCGACAAGGGTCGCGATACCCGCACGCCGCCTTCACGCTGGCCACGCGTCATACGCCCACCCCGGCTGGTGATCGTGGAAGGCTGGGCGCTGGGCCTGCGCCCCCAGTTGGACAGCACCCTGGACGATCCCGTCAACGAGCTGGAACGTACCGAGGACCCGGACGGCCGCTGGCGCCACTGGGTCAACAAGCAACTGCGCGCGTATCAGCCGCTGTGGCGTAAGCTCGATGCACTGGTGGTGTTGCAGGCGCCGAACTGGGAAGTGGTGCGCAATTGGCGCAGCGAAACGGAAAAGGAGTTGCTGGCCCGTGGTGCGCCATTGGCCATGGACGCCGAATCCATGAAGCGCTTTCTTGCGCATTTCGAACGGCTCAGCCGTCACGCCCTGGCGACCTTGCCGGTGCTCGCCGATACCTGTGTCGAATATGACACCGAACATCACGTGACTGGCCTCAACCACAGCTGA
- a CDS encoding shikimate kinase has product MNPSSNLFLIGPTGAGKTSIGRQLAARYQLPFLDLDQEIERQTGVPISTVFEIEGEAGFRQREHAMLDMCSQRRGILLASGAGAVLDPVSRHHLMERGYVVWLQASVPLQLQRLVHDTTRPLLADANRQQKLEAMAATRTALYEEIADLVIPHGGEHEGLAAATERCLALIEQHWNRP; this is encoded by the coding sequence ATGAATCCTTCGAGCAACCTGTTCCTGATCGGCCCGACGGGCGCCGGCAAGACATCGATCGGCCGCCAGCTGGCGGCGCGCTACCAACTGCCGTTTCTCGATCTGGACCAGGAAATCGAGCGCCAGACTGGTGTTCCGATCAGCACCGTCTTCGAGATCGAGGGTGAGGCGGGCTTCCGTCAGCGCGAACACGCCATGCTGGACATGTGCAGCCAGCGCCGCGGCATCCTGCTCGCCAGCGGCGCGGGCGCGGTGCTCGATCCGGTCAGCCGCCATCATCTGATGGAACGTGGCTATGTGGTCTGGCTACAAGCCAGTGTGCCACTGCAGTTGCAGCGCCTGGTACACGACACCACGCGGCCCTTGCTCGCCGATGCCAACCGGCAGCAGAAACTGGAAGCGATGGCCGCCACACGCACGGCACTCTACGAGGAGATCGCCGATCTAGTGATTCCGCATGGCGGTGAGCACGAAGGTCTGGCTGCCGCCACCGAGCGCTGTCTGGCACTCATCGAACAACACTGGAATCGGCCATGA
- a CDS encoding PilT/PilU family type 4a pilus ATPase yields MSEFDFTSFLKLMVHKKASDLFITAGVAPSMKVQGRIVPITQSPLSPQQSRDMVINVMTPGQREEFEKTHECQFAISAQGVGRFRVSCFYQRNCVGMVLRRIESKIPSIEELGLPPVIKQLAMTKRGIIIFVGATGTGKSTSLASMIGYRNQNSSGHIITIEDPIEYVHKHEGCIVTQRELGIDTDSWENALKNTLRQAPDVIMIGEVRTRETMEYAINFAETGHLCLCTLHANNANQAIDRILHFFAEDRRQQLFMDLSLNLKGIVAQQLIPTPDGKARRVAMEVMLGTPLVQDYIRQGEVHKLKEVMKESTNLGMMTFDQSLVQLYQAGEISYEDALRHADSSNEVRLRIKLSQGGDAHTLSQGLEGVELEEDRSNQNGIGGGFVRR; encoded by the coding sequence ATGAGCGAATTCGATTTCACCTCATTCCTGAAGCTGATGGTCCACAAGAAGGCTTCGGACCTATTCATCACGGCCGGTGTGGCGCCATCGATGAAGGTGCAGGGCCGCATTGTGCCCATCACGCAAAGCCCGCTGTCGCCGCAGCAATCGCGCGACATGGTGATCAACGTGATGACGCCGGGACAGCGCGAGGAATTCGAAAAAACCCACGAGTGCCAGTTCGCGATCTCCGCGCAGGGCGTGGGCCGTTTCCGTGTGTCCTGCTTCTACCAGCGCAACTGCGTGGGCATGGTGCTGCGCCGGATCGAATCGAAGATTCCGTCCATCGAAGAACTGGGCCTGCCGCCGGTCATCAAGCAACTGGCGATGACCAAGCGCGGCATCATCATCTTCGTCGGTGCGACCGGTACCGGTAAATCCACCTCGCTGGCGTCGATGATCGGCTACCGCAACCAGAATTCGAGCGGTCACATCATCACCATCGAAGACCCGATCGAATACGTACACAAGCACGAAGGCTGCATTGTCACGCAGCGCGAACTGGGTATCGATACCGATAGCTGGGAAAACGCGCTGAAGAACACGCTGCGCCAGGCACCCGACGTGATCATGATCGGCGAAGTGCGTACGCGCGAAACGATGGAGTACGCCATCAACTTCGCTGAAACCGGCCATCTGTGCCTGTGTACCCTGCACGCCAACAACGCCAACCAGGCTATCGACCGCATCCTGCATTTCTTCGCGGAAGACCGTCGCCAGCAGTTGTTCATGGACTTGTCGTTGAACCTCAAGGGCATCGTGGCGCAGCAGTTGATCCCAACACCCGACGGCAAGGCCCGCCGCGTAGCCATGGAAGTGATGCTGGGCACGCCGCTGGTGCAGGACTACATCCGCCAGGGCGAGGTCCACAAGCTCAAGGAAGTGATGAAGGAATCCACCAACCTCGGCATGATGACCTTCGACCAGAGTCTGGTGCAGCTCTACCAGGCTGGCGAAATCAGCTACGAAGATGCGCTGCGCCACGCCGACAGCTCCAACGAAGTACGCCTGCGCATCAAGCTGTCGCAAGGTGGCGATGCGCACACCTTGTCGCAGGGGTTGGAAGGTGTGGAGTTGGAAGAGGATCGCTCAAACCAGAATGGTATCGGCGGCGGGTTCGTGCGTCGTTGA
- the pdxH gene encoding pyridoxamine 5'-phosphate oxidase yields MLKPEILDTFHTLLDQAVASGDPEPTAMSLSSVDAAGRVSARIVLLKGADQRGFRFFSNYQSDKGVQLDAHAQVALCFHWKRLREGVQVRIEGLARKLPGEESDAYFASRPRGSQIGAWASLQSQTLPARETFEQRVAHYEQQFADRDVPRPPHWGGYLVEPDMIEFWYGANFRLHERVRWDRHGQTWTSRLLYP; encoded by the coding sequence ATGCTGAAACCCGAGATTCTTGACACTTTCCATACACTGCTGGATCAGGCGGTGGCCAGCGGCGATCCTGAGCCGACTGCCATGAGCCTGTCCAGTGTCGACGCGGCCGGGCGGGTCAGCGCGCGCATCGTCCTGCTCAAGGGCGCGGATCAGCGCGGCTTCCGCTTCTTTAGCAACTACCAGAGCGATAAGGGCGTGCAACTGGACGCGCACGCCCAAGTGGCCCTGTGCTTCCATTGGAAGCGCTTGCGCGAAGGCGTGCAGGTGCGGATCGAAGGCTTAGCGCGCAAGTTGCCGGGGGAGGAGTCGGATGCCTACTTCGCCAGCCGTCCGCGCGGCAGTCAGATCGGCGCCTGGGCTTCGCTGCAATCGCAGACGCTGCCGGCACGCGAGACGTTTGAGCAACGCGTGGCGCATTACGAACAGCAGTTTGCCGATCGCGACGTGCCACGTCCGCCGCATTGGGGCGGCTACCTGGTCGAGCCGGACATGATCGAATTCTGGTACGGCGCCAATTTCCGGCTGCATGAACGCGTGCGCTGGGATCGCCATGGCCAGACCTGGACCAGCAGACTCTTGTATCCCTGA
- a CDS encoding cobalamin-binding protein: MKTNDPFPHRIVCLTEEPTEVLYALGEEDRIVGISGFTVRPPRARREKPKVSAFTSAKLDEILALKPDLVIGFSDIQADIARELIHAGIEVWISNHRSVEGILAYIRRLGAMVGAHEKAEQYAQRAEAHLEKVRAAAAQWPRRPKVYFEEWDEPIITGIRWVAELIGVAGGDDVFPEHSRESLAKYRILADGSEVVERAPDIILGSWCGKRFRPEKVAARPGWDVIPAVRNGDVHEIKSPIILQPGPAALFDGLDAIHAVIANWSSRRT, from the coding sequence ATGAAAACCAACGACCCTTTTCCCCACCGCATCGTCTGTCTTACCGAAGAACCCACCGAAGTGCTCTACGCGCTGGGCGAGGAAGATCGCATCGTCGGCATTTCCGGCTTTACCGTGCGCCCGCCGCGTGCGCGCAGGGAAAAGCCGAAGGTCTCGGCATTCACCAGCGCCAAGCTGGATGAAATCCTCGCGTTGAAGCCGGATCTGGTGATCGGTTTTTCCGATATCCAGGCCGATATCGCACGTGAATTGATCCATGCCGGCATCGAAGTGTGGATCAGCAATCACCGCAGCGTGGAAGGCATTCTTGCCTACATCCGCCGGCTCGGCGCGATGGTTGGCGCCCATGAGAAAGCCGAGCAGTACGCACAGCGCGCGGAAGCGCATCTTGAAAAAGTGCGTGCCGCCGCCGCGCAATGGCCGCGGCGACCGAAGGTCTACTTCGAGGAATGGGATGAACCCATCATCACCGGCATCCGCTGGGTGGCGGAGCTGATCGGTGTAGCCGGTGGCGATGATGTGTTTCCCGAGCACTCGCGCGAATCGCTGGCCAAATACCGCATCCTTGCCGACGGCTCCGAAGTGGTCGAGCGTGCGCCGGATATCATCCTCGGCTCATGGTGCGGCAAGCGTTTTCGCCCGGAGAAAGTTGCGGCGCGTCCCGGCTGGGACGTCATTCCCGCTGTGCGCAACGGTGATGTGCACGAGATCAAGTCACCGATCATTCTTCAACCTGGACCGGCCGCTTTGTTCGACGGCCTCGACGCCATTCATGCGGTGATTGCCAACTGGTCATCACGGCGGACATAA
- a CDS encoding NAD-dependent epimerase/dehydratase family protein, with protein MAGRILLAGCGDLGQRIGRLLAADGNEVFALRRRPPIDHDDTIRWLQADLTRPETLSHLPDGIDHLIYLPAPGGREESLYRAVFVEGLRYVVHALDASALQRVLFVSSSAVYGEHDGAWVDEDTPPAPQGFNGNVLLEAEQWLSSQPVRSIVMRLAGLYGPGRMQLVDRIRAGEVRAPRQPPHWANRIHIDDAAAAIVHVLALSDPHRVYIGTDDTPLPQHTLYDSIAAMIGAPAAPEGAAPFGVGSKRLSNARLRESGFRVRWPDARDGYAALLR; from the coding sequence ATGGCTGGACGGATATTGCTGGCGGGATGCGGAGATCTGGGGCAGCGTATTGGCCGCCTGCTCGCAGCGGATGGTAACGAGGTTTTTGCGCTGCGCCGCCGCCCACCGATCGATCACGATGACACCATTCGCTGGTTGCAAGCTGACTTGACTCGGCCGGAAACCCTTTCGCATCTGCCCGATGGCATCGACCACCTGATCTATCTGCCCGCGCCGGGTGGCCGCGAGGAGTCGCTGTACCGGGCCGTTTTCGTCGAAGGTTTGCGCTACGTCGTGCATGCGCTCGATGCAAGCGCATTGCAGCGCGTCCTGTTCGTTTCATCCAGCGCGGTCTATGGCGAACACGATGGCGCATGGGTGGATGAAGACACGCCGCCGGCACCCCAGGGGTTCAATGGCAACGTGTTGCTGGAGGCGGAGCAATGGCTGAGCAGCCAGCCGGTACGCTCCATCGTGATGCGTCTTGCCGGATTGTATGGTCCGGGACGCATGCAACTGGTGGACCGGATACGTGCGGGAGAGGTCCGCGCACCGCGCCAACCTCCGCATTGGGCCAACCGCATCCATATCGACGACGCCGCTGCAGCCATTGTGCATGTGCTGGCGCTTTCCGATCCTCATCGTGTGTACATCGGCACGGATGACACGCCGCTTCCGCAACACACCTTGTACGACAGCATTGCGGCTATGATCGGCGCGCCGGCGGCGCCTGAGGGTGCTGCGCCGTTTGGTGTAGGCAGCAAACGCCTCAGCAATGCGCGCTTGCGCGAAAGTGGTTTTCGTGTGCGTTGGCCGGATGCGCGTGATGGTTATGCGGCATTGTTGCGCTGA
- the aroB gene encoding 3-dehydroquinate synthase yields the protein MSTVTSETIDVTLGERSYPVWIGRGLLDDHIRWRGALRGRHVLVISNHTVAPLYLERLSRGLDGLKWSSFLLDDGEAHKTFANVGLALDALATLGATRDACVIALGGGVVGDLAGFTAACWMRGIDFIQMPTTLLSMVDSSVGGKTGVNLPAGKNLVGAFHQPRAVIADIGTLDSLPEREYRAGLAEVIKGAAIGDAPFFAWLEAHADALRRRDETTLVQAIATKVRYKAGVVARDETEQGERALLNLGHTFGHALETAGHYTTLLHGEGVAVGMLLAARLSERLGMSTPADTTRLEQLLQSVNLPTRVPSGFDPDQLLALMRLDKKNTAGTLRLILWRGIGHAEIVSGVNENDVLAVLRDATK from the coding sequence ATGAGCACCGTTACATCCGAAACCATCGACGTCACACTCGGTGAACGCAGCTATCCAGTATGGATCGGTCGCGGCCTGCTTGATGATCACATTCGCTGGCGCGGTGCCCTGCGCGGACGGCATGTGCTGGTGATCAGCAATCACACTGTCGCTCCGCTTTACCTGGAACGTCTTTCACGCGGGCTCGATGGCCTGAAGTGGTCGTCGTTCTTGCTCGATGATGGTGAAGCGCACAAAACGTTTGCCAACGTTGGCCTGGCGCTTGATGCGCTGGCCACGCTCGGTGCGACGCGCGATGCCTGCGTGATCGCACTTGGCGGCGGTGTGGTCGGCGATTTGGCCGGCTTCACGGCAGCATGCTGGATGCGTGGCATCGATTTTATCCAGATGCCCACCACCCTTCTTTCGATGGTGGATTCTTCCGTCGGTGGCAAGACCGGCGTGAATCTTCCTGCGGGCAAGAACCTGGTCGGTGCGTTCCACCAGCCGCGCGCCGTCATTGCCGATATTGGCACTCTGGATAGTTTGCCGGAGCGTGAATATCGCGCGGGCCTGGCCGAAGTCATCAAGGGTGCAGCGATTGGCGATGCACCTTTCTTCGCCTGGCTGGAAGCACATGCCGATGCGCTGAGGCGGCGTGACGAAACAACGCTCGTGCAAGCCATCGCCACCAAAGTGCGCTACAAGGCCGGCGTCGTCGCACGCGATGAAACCGAACAAGGCGAGCGCGCCTTGCTCAATCTCGGTCATACCTTTGGACACGCGCTGGAAACAGCAGGCCACTACACCACCCTGCTGCATGGTGAAGGTGTTGCCGTCGGCATGCTGCTCGCAGCGAGACTGTCCGAACGATTGGGCATGAGCACTCCGGCCGACACCACGCGCCTTGAGCAGTTGCTGCAATCGGTCAACCTGCCGACCCGCGTTCCATCCGGATTCGATCCCGATCAACTGCTGGCGCTGATGCGACTGGACAAGAAAAACACCGCTGGCACGCTGAGGTTGATCCTGTGGCGCGGCATCGGTCATGCGGAGATCGTTTCAGGCGTGAATGAAAACGACGTACTCGCTGTGCTGCGCGATGCCACGAAGTGA
- a CDS encoding YggT family protein, translating into MSYLLNALSMLIQVAFAMIATLFLVRVAAEATRADFHNPLSQFIYRYTNPVLRPIRRVLPNWRRINLAALLMVWLTLLIERLLIFGLGGFMPLLPGLLVLSLADLLDFVLLFYIIVIFGWSLLTMLSADPYQPIIRLAGAIIEPVLRPLRGRMVVGSIDFSPTVVVIVLLLARILMAAPLFDLGSRLAQGG; encoded by the coding sequence ATGTCTTACCTGCTCAACGCTTTATCTATGCTGATCCAAGTGGCCTTTGCCATGATCGCCACCTTGTTCCTGGTGCGCGTGGCGGCCGAAGCGACACGCGCCGATTTCCATAACCCGCTCAGCCAGTTCATCTACCGCTACACCAATCCGGTGCTGAGGCCCATCCGTCGGGTGTTGCCGAACTGGCGGCGCATCAATCTGGCGGCGTTGCTGATGGTGTGGCTGACATTGCTGATCGAGCGTCTGCTGATCTTCGGCCTGGGCGGCTTCATGCCGCTGCTACCGGGTCTGCTGGTGTTGTCGCTCGCGGACCTGCTCGATTTCGTGCTGCTGTTCTACATCATCGTGATCTTTGGCTGGTCGCTGCTCACCATGCTCTCGGCCGATCCGTATCAGCCCATCATCCGGCTTGCCGGCGCCATCATCGAGCCAGTGCTGCGCCCGCTGCGCGGCAGGATGGTGGTGGGTAGCATCGACTTCTCGCCGACAGTGGTGGTCATCGTGCTGCTGCTGGCGCGCATCCTGATGGCCGCGCCGCTGTTCGATCTGGGTTCACGGCTCGCGCAAGGTGGTTGA
- a CDS encoding terpene synthase family protein has translation MNTSTLPVADHLRQPIALSIPRFEIAWPSACAGDVEQLERGMISWAETHGLFLGEDHRRRVLRTRYAWLAARCYPRAERHLLQTIANYFVWYFLVDDMFVDRVDITSPRTLPQLTAMLDVLDFNRLGAEPIYGEAAWLDICQHLRQLLPAEHFQRYANGMRLWASTAGLQILNHLNEQPAGLSAYMAIRRHTSGMNPCLDLADSANAGPLPAAEYYRSDVQQLRLHANNIVCWANDVQSLDIEMKQPGQFWSMVAVEALRHGSLQKGVDHTAARVRAEIHQFLSLATTVEQGADRLLRGFITGMKDWVSGYFDWVAHDTQRYDAAFAEQDADDRQLLPSSASAEQERPSAAPA, from the coding sequence TTGAACACATCCACACTTCCCGTTGCCGATCACCTACGGCAACCGATCGCGCTATCCATTCCACGTTTCGAGATAGCGTGGCCATCGGCCTGCGCAGGCGACGTGGAACAACTCGAGCGCGGCATGATCAGCTGGGCCGAAACGCACGGCCTGTTTCTTGGTGAGGACCATCGCCGCCGCGTACTTCGCACCCGTTATGCGTGGCTGGCAGCACGTTGTTACCCGCGCGCAGAACGTCATCTGCTGCAAACCATTGCCAATTACTTCGTGTGGTATTTCCTGGTCGACGACATGTTCGTGGATCGCGTGGACATCACCTCGCCACGCACGCTGCCGCAATTGACCGCCATGCTCGACGTGCTCGACTTCAATCGCCTCGGCGCAGAGCCCATATACGGAGAAGCTGCTTGGCTGGATATCTGTCAGCATCTGCGGCAGCTGTTGCCCGCAGAGCATTTCCAACGCTATGCCAACGGTATGCGGCTATGGGCCAGTACCGCGGGCTTGCAGATCCTTAATCATCTGAACGAACAGCCCGCCGGCCTGAGTGCCTACATGGCGATCCGGCGACACACCAGCGGCATGAATCCCTGCCTGGACCTGGCTGATTCGGCGAATGCAGGCCCGCTGCCCGCTGCCGAGTACTACCGATCCGATGTTCAGCAGTTGCGCCTGCACGCCAACAACATCGTGTGCTGGGCCAACGACGTGCAGAGCCTCGATATCGAAATGAAACAGCCGGGACAGTTCTGGAGCATGGTGGCTGTGGAAGCGCTGCGGCATGGTTCGCTGCAGAAAGGTGTGGACCACACCGCCGCCAGGGTACGGGCGGAAATCCATCAGTTCCTCAGTCTGGCGACCACTGTCGAGCAAGGTGCAGACCGCCTGCTACGCGGATTCATCACCGGCATGAAGGACTGGGTGAGCGGCTATTTCGATTGGGTGGCGCATGACACTCAGCGTTACGACGCCGCCTTCGCGGAGCAGGATGCCGACGACCGCCAGCTATTGCCTTCCAGCGCCAGCGCTGAACAGGAACGTCCATCCGCGGCGCCCGCC
- the proC gene encoding pyrroline-5-carboxylate reductase, producing the protein MTRIAFIGGGNMARSLIGGLLKTGAAPANLRVAEPSAQTRESLGRDFGVATFADNRQAAADADVLVLAVKPQIMPAIHAELRDTLLRNRPLLISIAAGVRIDQLERWFGNLLPIVRCMPNTPALIGAGATGLCANLRVTPQQREQAQHILDAVGITRWIHDEKAMDTVTAISGSGPAYFFAIVEALEDAAVAQGMPRETARILAAQTCLGAGRMMVESNEAPATLRQRVTSPNGTTQAALESFSADQLPRVVARAVAAATRRGEELAAMLDKA; encoded by the coding sequence ATGACACGTATTGCATTCATCGGCGGCGGCAACATGGCGCGCAGCCTGATCGGCGGCCTGCTGAAGACCGGCGCGGCCCCTGCCAACCTGCGCGTAGCCGAACCGTCGGCGCAGACGCGCGAATCGCTCGGGCGCGACTTTGGCGTCGCCACGTTCGCCGACAACCGTCAGGCCGCGGCGGATGCCGATGTCCTGGTGCTGGCCGTGAAGCCACAGATCATGCCGGCGATCCACGCCGAACTGCGCGACACCCTGCTGCGTAATCGTCCACTATTGATCTCGATCGCCGCAGGCGTACGCATCGACCAGCTCGAACGCTGGTTTGGCAACCTGTTGCCGATCGTACGCTGCATGCCCAACACCCCTGCCCTGATCGGCGCGGGCGCGACTGGCTTGTGTGCGAATCTGCGCGTGACGCCGCAACAGCGCGAGCAGGCGCAACACATCCTGGATGCGGTGGGTATCACTCGCTGGATCCATGATGAAAAGGCGATGGATACGGTCACCGCCATCTCCGGCTCCGGTCCGGCGTACTTCTTCGCCATCGTGGAAGCACTGGAAGATGCGGCTGTCGCGCAAGGGATGCCGCGCGAAACCGCACGCATCCTGGCCGCCCAGACCTGCCTGGGCGCGGGGCGCATGATGGTCGAAAGCAACGAAGCGCCCGCCACCTTGCGCCAGCGCGTCACCTCTCCGAACGGCACCACCCAGGCCGCACTGGAAAGCTTCAGCGCCGATCAGCTGCCGCGCGTGGTCGCACGCGCCGTGGCCGCCGCCACGCGCCGTGGCGAAGAGCTGGCCGCCATGTTGGACAAAGCATAA